One part of the Bacillus sp. FJAT-27916 genome encodes these proteins:
- a CDS encoding vitamin B12-dependent ribonucleotide reductase, translating to MYTAVNHKLSVNVERLNKDIANFPQVFPITPDMNKTYKGVSRLVMIDRYSFKDTEKLTLANGDFVVLTIKEDPKFPARGLGYIQEIDWEKKTAHVLVEEEYRASLDKHDEMKTGLICKSLDVIEKPLEIYYEQIAKRNARGLAQVEKTEEKRQESFERFYQQLVQTNFIPAGRVLYGAGSETEVTYFNCYVMPFIKDSREGISEHRKQVMEIMSRGGGVGTNGSTLRPRNTLARGVNGKSSGAVSWLDDIAKLTHLVEQGGSRRGAQMIMLADWHPDIVEFIISKMQNPKILRFLMEVSEDETIQRLAAEKLKFTPLSIQEQAMYQGIVNYKTIPGLGGFSEAIIQEAEEKLAHGGNDAVHNPDFLTGANISVCLTKEFMDAVENDAEYELRFPDVESYSPEEMEIYNNEWADCGDVREWEKRGYGVRVYRKVRAKELWNLINICATYSAEPGIFFIDNANDMTNAKSYGQKVVATNPCGEQPLAPYSVCNLAAVNLAEMTDKDAKTVNFDKLKETVKVGVRMQDNVIDATPYFLEENKRQALGERRVGLGVMGLHDMLIYCEKEYGSKDGNELVDRVFETIATAAYEESIELAKEKGSFPFLVGDTEEETKALREAFIQSGFMKKMPEHIRQDILKYGIRNSHLLTVAPTGSTGTMVGVSTGLEPYFSFTYFRSGRLGKFIEVKADIVEDYLARNPEADPHNLPEWFVSAMDLTPEKHADVQCIIQRWIDSSISKTVNAPKGYSVEQVEKVYERLYRGGAKGGTVYVDGSRDTQVLTLKKEESTETAEMPKERTEQHVVLVDTINALESTSVTIGSEVGNTCPVCRKGKVEELGGCNTCTNCGAQLKCGL from the coding sequence TTGTATACTGCTGTTAATCATAAGCTGTCTGTAAATGTCGAAAGGTTGAATAAGGATATTGCCAATTTTCCACAGGTGTTTCCAATAACACCCGACATGAATAAGACTTATAAAGGTGTATCAAGACTTGTTATGATCGATCGCTATTCGTTTAAGGATACGGAGAAGCTTACGCTTGCCAATGGGGACTTCGTTGTCTTGACGATCAAGGAAGATCCAAAATTCCCAGCCCGCGGACTAGGATATATTCAAGAAATTGATTGGGAAAAGAAAACAGCCCATGTGCTTGTAGAAGAAGAATACAGAGCTTCGTTGGACAAGCATGATGAAATGAAAACAGGTTTGATTTGCAAGTCGCTTGATGTCATTGAAAAGCCGCTTGAGATTTACTATGAGCAAATCGCCAAACGCAATGCGCGCGGTTTGGCACAAGTGGAGAAGACAGAAGAGAAGCGTCAGGAATCCTTTGAGAGATTCTATCAGCAATTGGTTCAAACAAACTTTATCCCTGCTGGCCGTGTGCTGTATGGAGCTGGATCGGAGACAGAGGTGACATATTTTAACTGTTACGTTATGCCGTTCATCAAGGACAGCCGTGAGGGTATCTCTGAACACCGCAAGCAAGTTATGGAAATTATGAGCAGAGGCGGCGGAGTAGGTACAAACGGTTCTACCTTGCGTCCACGAAACACCCTTGCCCGTGGTGTTAACGGCAAATCCTCGGGAGCGGTTTCCTGGCTTGATGATATCGCGAAGCTGACTCATTTGGTCGAACAAGGCGGTTCACGTCGCGGTGCGCAAATGATTATGCTTGCTGACTGGCATCCCGATATTGTTGAGTTCATCATCTCTAAGATGCAAAATCCGAAAATCCTGCGCTTCTTGATGGAAGTATCAGAAGATGAGACGATTCAAAGGCTGGCTGCAGAGAAATTAAAATTCACACCTCTTTCCATTCAGGAACAAGCCATGTATCAGGGAATCGTGAACTATAAGACCATTCCAGGACTAGGCGGTTTCAGTGAAGCCATCATTCAAGAAGCAGAGGAAAAACTGGCGCACGGCGGCAATGACGCTGTCCATAATCCAGACTTCCTAACAGGTGCAAACATCTCTGTCTGCTTGACAAAGGAGTTCATGGATGCTGTTGAGAATGATGCTGAATATGAATTGCGCTTCCCTGATGTAGAATCCTACAGCCCAGAGGAAATGGAAATCTATAATAATGAATGGGCGGATTGCGGAGACGTACGGGAGTGGGAAAAACGCGGCTATGGTGTGCGTGTTTACCGTAAAGTGAGAGCGAAGGAATTATGGAATTTAATTAATATTTGTGCTACTTACTCTGCGGAGCCTGGTATTTTCTTTATCGATAATGCCAATGACATGACTAATGCAAAGAGCTATGGACAAAAGGTCGTTGCGACAAACCCATGCGGTGAGCAGCCTTTAGCTCCTTATTCCGTATGTAACCTGGCAGCCGTGAACTTAGCGGAAATGACAGATAAGGACGCAAAAACGGTCAATTTCGATAAGCTGAAGGAAACGGTTAAAGTCGGTGTTCGCATGCAGGATAATGTCATTGATGCGACTCCATATTTCCTTGAAGAGAATAAACGCCAAGCCTTGGGCGAAAGACGTGTCGGCCTTGGAGTTATGGGTCTTCATGATATGCTCATCTACTGTGAGAAAGAATACGGCTCAAAAGACGGCAATGAGCTTGTTGACCGTGTATTTGAAACAATTGCGACTGCAGCCTATGAGGAATCCATTGAACTCGCTAAGGAGAAGGGAAGCTTCCCATTCTTGGTTGGAGATACTGAGGAAGAAACAAAAGCATTGCGTGAAGCCTTTATTCAATCCGGCTTCATGAAGAAAATGCCGGAGCATATCCGTCAAGATATTCTCAAATATGGAATTCGCAACTCTCACCTGCTTACTGTTGCACCGACAGGAAGCACGGGAACGATGGTAGGAGTATCGACAGGACTTGAGCCATACTTCTCCTTCACTTACTTCAGAAGCGGACGACTCGGTAAATTCATTGAAGTAAAAGCGGATATCGTAGAGGACTACTTGGCGCGCAATCCTGAGGCAGATCCTCATAACCTTCCGGAATGGTTTGTATCTGCGATGGATCTCACTCCTGAGAAACATGCGGATGTACAGTGCATTATCCAGCGCTGGATCGACAGCTCCATCAGTAAGACGGTTAATGCTCCGAAGGGCTACTCTGTCGAACAGGTTGAGAAAGTGTACGAGCGTCTTTATAGAGGCGGAGCAAAAGGCGGTACCGTGTATGTGGACGGAAGCCGTGACACGCAAGTCTTGACTTTGAAGAAGGAAGAGAGTACCGAGACAGCTGAAATGCCAAAGGAAAGAACGGAACAGCATGTCGTGCTAGTTGACACCATCAATGCGCTTGAATCAACGAGCGTCACTATTGGAAGCGAAGTCGGCAACACTTGTCCGGTTTGCCGAAAAGGCAAGGTTGAGGAGCTTGGCGGCTGCAATACCTGCACGAACTGCGGCGCGCAGCTGAAATGCGGATTGTAA
- the splB gene encoding spore photoproduct lyase, producing the protein MKPFIPQLVYFEPKALDYPLGQELWEKFRTMPNVEIRQTTSHNQIRDLPGETELQKYRIAKSTMVVGLRKTLKFDTSKPSAEYAIPLATGCMGHCHYCYLQTTLGSKPYIRVYVNLEEIFYKALTYIGERAPEITRFEAACTSDIVGIDHLTHSLKKAINFFGETELGRLRFVTKFHHVDHLLDARHNGHTSFRFSINSRYVIKNFEPGTSSFDERLEAARKVAAAGYHLGFIVAPIYMHDEWEEGYAELFDRLKKALGEYADLPLYFELIQHRFTKPAKKVIEARYPKSKLEMDETKRKYKWGKYGIGKYVYPDDEAARLRSHIEESIQAHFPQAEIKYFT; encoded by the coding sequence TTGAAACCATTCATTCCTCAACTGGTCTATTTTGAGCCTAAGGCTTTAGACTATCCATTAGGTCAAGAACTATGGGAGAAATTCCGGACAATGCCGAATGTTGAGATCCGCCAGACAACCTCCCATAATCAAATTAGGGACCTTCCTGGAGAAACGGAACTGCAGAAATATCGAATAGCCAAATCGACGATGGTGGTAGGCTTGAGGAAAACCTTGAAATTCGATACCTCCAAGCCATCAGCAGAATATGCTATCCCGCTTGCGACAGGCTGTATGGGTCATTGTCATTACTGTTATTTGCAGACGACACTTGGGAGCAAACCGTATATACGCGTGTATGTTAATCTGGAGGAGATTTTTTACAAAGCACTCACCTATATAGGTGAACGTGCACCAGAGATTACCCGCTTTGAGGCAGCCTGTACGTCAGACATTGTCGGTATTGATCATTTAACCCATTCATTGAAAAAGGCAATAAATTTTTTCGGGGAAACTGAGCTTGGACGCTTACGTTTTGTGACGAAATTTCATCATGTCGATCATTTGCTTGATGCACGGCATAATGGACATACGAGCTTCCGATTCTCCATTAATTCCCGCTATGTCATCAAGAATTTCGAACCGGGTACGTCCTCGTTTGATGAAAGGCTGGAGGCGGCCAGAAAGGTAGCAGCAGCCGGTTATCATTTAGGATTTATCGTAGCCCCCATCTATATGCATGATGAGTGGGAGGAGGGCTATGCGGAGCTGTTTGACCGGCTCAAAAAGGCGCTGGGGGAATATGCGGATCTTCCGCTTTATTTTGAACTCATCCAGCACCGTTTCACAAAGCCGGCCAAAAAGGTTATTGAGGCCAGATATCCGAAATCAAAACTTGAGATGGATGAAACGAAACGAAAATATAAATGGGGCAAGTACGGGATTGGAAAATATGTTTACCCGGATGATGAGGCTGCCCGTTTAAGAAGTCATATTGAAGAATCTATCCAAGCTCACTTTCCGCAGGCAGAAATTAAATACTTTACCTAA
- a CDS encoding patatin-like phospholipase family protein: MYIDGVFCGGGIKGFALIGAVMELEQQGYTFKRVAGTSAGSIIAGFLAAGYSGAEIKLLMEDVELSRLLESKKRIQFPFARWLKLYWTMGLYKGDALECWIKEILEKKGIHTFGDLSDKQLRIIASDLSNGRMLILPDDLAAYNIEPKQFPVAKAIRMSCSIPFFFEPIKLKTVGEKYIVVDGGVLSNFPMWLFDQDNINPIRPVLGLNLVHEKTEKSKEEITNAIGLFSSLFETMRNAHDSRYISRKFVKNIIFIPVKDAGFIEFSLTDEQRTGLVESGRRAAAQFVKHWTHRIKKKMN, translated from the coding sequence TTGTACATAGATGGTGTTTTCTGCGGCGGGGGAATCAAAGGATTTGCCCTTATCGGTGCCGTGATGGAGCTGGAGCAGCAGGGATACACGTTTAAACGTGTAGCGGGAACAAGTGCAGGCTCCATTATTGCTGGATTTCTCGCGGCTGGATACAGTGGTGCTGAGATTAAGCTCTTAATGGAGGATGTTGAGCTCAGCCGGTTATTGGAATCGAAGAAACGGATCCAATTTCCTTTTGCCCGCTGGTTGAAATTATATTGGACGATGGGTTTATATAAAGGAGATGCCCTAGAGTGCTGGATCAAGGAAATTCTTGAGAAAAAAGGGATTCATACTTTCGGAGATCTTTCAGATAAGCAGCTGCGTATCATTGCCTCCGACCTATCAAATGGGCGTATGCTTATATTGCCTGATGATCTTGCTGCCTATAATATTGAACCGAAACAGTTCCCTGTCGCAAAAGCGATTCGGATGAGCTGCTCCATTCCCTTTTTCTTTGAGCCGATCAAGCTGAAAACAGTCGGGGAAAAATACATTGTCGTCGATGGCGGGGTGTTGAGTAATTTTCCGATGTGGTTATTTGATCAGGATAATATTAATCCTATCAGACCAGTACTTGGTCTTAATTTAGTTCATGAGAAGACAGAGAAGAGCAAAGAGGAAATCACGAATGCGATTGGTCTTTTTTCTTCTCTTTTTGAAACGATGCGTAATGCACATGATTCTCGTTATATCTCACGTAAGTTTGTCAAAAATATTATTTTTATCCCAGTGAAGGATGCAGGTTTTATTGAGTTCTCGCTGACAGATGAGCAAAGGACAGGACTGGTTGAAAGCGGACGGAGGGCTGCGGCTCAGTTCGTCAAACATTGGACGCATCGAATAAAGAAGAAAATGAATTAA
- a CDS encoding SA1362 family protein, translating to MNRNKSTIIIYVLLGLAVVGLIYTLQYNAASFIRSVLIGAAIIGVIYLVYKRFMLKGSSGKTGKERQAYRKAARISAKKHKQDTMKPKRSKHHNTHGLTVISKETLINKPKKKSNIQLTVIEGKKARKKNRALF from the coding sequence ATGAATCGTAACAAATCAACTATCATCATTTATGTTCTTCTGGGATTAGCGGTAGTGGGCTTGATTTATACATTGCAGTACAACGCTGCATCATTCATACGAAGTGTGCTTATCGGAGCGGCAATCATTGGGGTAATCTATCTTGTGTACAAACGATTCATGCTGAAAGGTAGCTCAGGCAAAACAGGCAAAGAGCGTCAAGCATACCGGAAGGCAGCCCGAATCTCAGCTAAGAAACATAAACAAGATACGATGAAACCCAAAAGAAGCAAGCACCATAATACACATGGACTAACCGTGATTTCAAAAGAAACCTTAATTAACAAGCCAAAAAAGAAATCAAACATTCAGTTGACTGTCATCGAAGGCAAAAAGGCCCGCAAAAAAAATCGCGCCCTGTTTTAA
- a CDS encoding DUF1385 domain-containing protein, which translates to MNTVENKPVYGGQAVVEGVMFGGKHCTVTTIKRKDGTYDSFSMPRKSHPTIQKLKKIPFLRGIVAIIESSAVGSKHLSFSTDRFDVDPKDDDQIVQEEESSKLGMILGVAAVGILSFILGKVLFTLIPVFLAAIFQGVAPAKGAQILIEGFFKLTLLLLYIYFVSMTPLVKRVFQYHGAEHKVINAFEANKELTVENVRHASRLHYRCGSSFILFTVVVGLFLYMFVPTDPLYARILNRLALIPVVLGLSFEVLQLTNKLRDVPVLRFLGYPGLWLQLLTTKEPNDDQIQTAIISFNNMLEAEKRAGQGLNGEKIV; encoded by the coding sequence GTGAATACAGTGGAAAATAAACCAGTCTACGGCGGGCAGGCTGTCGTAGAAGGAGTCATGTTCGGCGGCAAACATTGCACCGTGACAACGATCAAACGGAAGGATGGAACATACGATTCCTTTTCGATGCCGCGAAAGAGCCATCCAACCATTCAAAAACTTAAGAAAATCCCTTTTCTCAGAGGCATCGTGGCTATTATCGAATCAAGCGCCGTCGGCTCAAAGCATCTATCCTTTTCTACTGACCGCTTTGATGTTGACCCGAAGGATGACGACCAAATCGTACAGGAAGAGGAAAGCTCAAAGCTAGGCATGATTCTCGGTGTCGCGGCTGTCGGCATTCTATCGTTCATTCTTGGGAAAGTTTTGTTCACCCTCATCCCCGTATTCTTGGCGGCAATCTTCCAAGGTGTCGCACCGGCAAAGGGAGCTCAAATATTAATAGAAGGATTCTTCAAATTAACATTATTACTTTTGTATATATACTTTGTTTCCATGACACCTCTCGTTAAGCGCGTGTTCCAATATCATGGTGCTGAACATAAAGTCATTAACGCCTTTGAGGCAAATAAGGAATTGACTGTTGAAAACGTACGACATGCATCCCGGCTTCATTACCGCTGCGGCAGCAGTTTCATTCTCTTTACTGTCGTTGTTGGATTGTTCCTGTATATGTTCGTCCCGACCGATCCGTTATATGCACGGATTCTAAACCGGTTGGCTCTCATTCCGGTTGTTCTGGGCCTCTCCTTCGAGGTTTTACAGCTGACCAATAAGCTGCGCGATGTACCAGTGCTCCGTTTTCTTGGCTACCCAGGTCTATGGCTGCAGCTTCTGACAACGAAGGAACCGAATGATGACCAGATTCAAACCGCCATCATTTCCTTCAATAACATGCTTGAAGCCGAAAAGAGGGCTGGACAAGGTTTGAACGGAGAGAAAATTGTGTAA
- a CDS encoding YqhR family membrane protein encodes MEENVTEVKEPLSYGATVTAIGLFAGVFWGAIFQLFVYFNFTEIGPAFVIRSWIKADFAKGWVGVILSLVCLSVISLLFAYLYSVVFRKIYSYWLGVGYGLVIWALIFLVLRPLFPGMKTVMELSFHTILTTVCLFLLYGLFVGYSISFEYNERQLEKKGQTENNEAQV; translated from the coding sequence ATGGAAGAGAATGTAACAGAAGTAAAAGAGCCATTAAGCTATGGAGCTACAGTGACAGCGATTGGTTTGTTCGCTGGTGTGTTTTGGGGGGCAATCTTTCAATTATTTGTGTATTTTAACTTTACGGAAATTGGCCCTGCCTTTGTGATACGGTCTTGGATTAAGGCTGATTTCGCCAAGGGATGGGTGGGTGTCATTCTCTCACTTGTTTGTCTATCCGTGATATCCTTGCTGTTTGCCTATTTGTATTCCGTTGTTTTTCGCAAAATATACTCCTACTGGCTTGGTGTTGGTTATGGTCTTGTTATTTGGGCATTGATTTTCCTTGTGTTAAGGCCTCTGTTCCCAGGCATGAAGACCGTAATGGAATTGTCCTTCCATACAATCCTTACGACCGTATGCTTATTTCTCCTTTATGGGCTATTCGTCGGTTACTCCATCAGTTTTGAGTATAACGAAAGACAGCTGGAAAAAAAAGGGCAGACAGAAAATAACGAAGCTCAGGTATAA
- a CDS encoding M24 family metallopeptidase, with product MEKLQRFRENLAAEKIDAMIITNPYNRRYISNFTGTSGIVVISEKEAKFITDFRYTEQAAKQAVGFEIVKHTGPIENEVAAQLKAMGAKKVGFEQDDLTFALYKTYEGVVEGELVPLSGFVEKLRLIKTPEEIKILKDAADIADAAFEHILGFIRPGLTEMEVSNELEFFMRKAGATSSSFDTIVASGARSALPHGVASDKVIEKGDFVTLDYGALYKGYISDITRTVAVGEPSDELKKIYGITLEAQVYAMENIKPGLTGKQADALARDIIAAKGYGEYFGHSLGHGIGLEVHEGPGLSFKSDIVLEKGMTVTCEPGIYLPGVGGVRIEDDLLLTEGGNERLTHSTKELIIL from the coding sequence ATGGAAAAATTACAAAGATTTCGTGAAAATCTTGCCGCAGAAAAAATAGATGCCATGATTATCACAAATCCTTACAACCGAAGATATATCTCAAATTTCACAGGTACATCAGGCATAGTTGTCATTTCTGAAAAGGAAGCAAAATTTATTACAGACTTTCGTTATACGGAACAAGCGGCCAAGCAGGCGGTTGGATTTGAGATTGTTAAGCATACCGGTCCGATTGAGAATGAGGTGGCGGCACAGCTTAAAGCAATGGGCGCCAAGAAAGTTGGCTTTGAGCAGGATGACCTTACATTTGCCCTATACAAAACCTATGAAGGCGTGGTAGAGGGGGAGCTTGTTCCTTTATCCGGCTTTGTAGAAAAATTGCGCTTGATTAAGACTCCTGAAGAGATTAAGATATTAAAGGATGCGGCAGACATTGCAGATGCTGCCTTTGAGCATATTTTAGGGTTTATCCGTCCAGGTTTGACGGAAATGGAAGTTTCCAATGAGCTTGAATTCTTCATGCGTAAAGCGGGTGCTACCTCTTCTTCCTTTGATACAATTGTGGCTTCCGGCGCGCGTTCGGCGCTTCCGCATGGTGTCGCAAGTGATAAGGTGATTGAGAAGGGTGATTTTGTCACTCTGGATTACGGCGCACTCTACAAAGGGTATATATCTGATATTACCCGTACAGTTGCTGTTGGTGAACCAAGTGATGAGCTGAAGAAGATCTATGGGATAACGCTTGAAGCGCAGGTTTATGCGATGGAAAATATTAAACCTGGCTTAACAGGCAAACAAGCAGATGCACTTGCACGGGATATCATCGCCGCAAAAGGCTATGGTGAATATTTCGGACATTCCCTTGGTCATGGAATCGGCCTTGAAGTCCATGAAGGCCCTGGCTTGTCCTTTAAATCAGATATAGTCTTAGAGAAGGGCATGACCGTGACATGTGAACCAGGCATTTATTTACCGGGAGTCGGCGGCGTGCGAATCGAGGATGATTTATTGCTGACAGAAGGCGGCAATGAAAGATTGACCCATTCAACAAAAGAATTAATTATTTTATAA
- the efp gene encoding elongation factor P, translated as MISVNDFKTGLTIEVDGGIWQVIEFQHVKPGKGAAFVRSKLRNLRTGAIQEKTFRAGEKVSKAHIDNRKMQYLYASGDNHVFMDNETYDQIELPTAQIEYELKFLKENMEVSIMMFQTETLGVQLPTTVTLEVTETEPGIKGDTASGGTKPATVETGLVVQVPFFVNEGDKLIINTSDGSYVSRG; from the coding sequence ATGATTTCTGTTAATGATTTCAAAACAGGCTTAACAATCGAAGTAGACGGCGGTATTTGGCAGGTTATCGAATTCCAGCACGTAAAACCAGGTAAAGGTGCGGCATTCGTGCGCTCTAAATTACGTAACCTTCGTACAGGCGCGATTCAAGAGAAAACATTCCGTGCCGGTGAAAAAGTATCGAAAGCGCATATCGACAACCGCAAAATGCAATACCTTTATGCAAGCGGCGATAACCATGTATTCATGGATAACGAAACATATGATCAAATCGAATTGCCTACTGCGCAAATCGAATATGAATTGAAATTCTTGAAAGAAAACATGGAAGTGTCCATCATGATGTTCCAAACAGAAACACTTGGCGTTCAGCTTCCAACAACTGTTACATTAGAAGTAACTGAAACTGAACCAGGAATCAAAGGGGATACAGCATCCGGCGGTACGAAGCCGGCAACTGTTGAAACCGGTCTTGTTGTTCAAGTTCCATTCTTCGTAAATGAAGGAGACAAGCTTATCATCAATACATCTGACGGTTCATACGTTTCCCGCGGATAA
- the spoIIIAA gene encoding stage III sporulation protein AA, translated as MEGVLEMLPKAILADMTGMTLNEEDVEEIRIRVGRPLEVMAGRQVHYGRRPVGREEAEIFMNKISQFSFYMLDEELKRGYITIKGGHRIGIAGKVILENGSVKGIREVTFFNIRIARQKKGLSEGWIPYLYQGRWLSTLVIGPPQSGKTTFLRDLARIASTGDERHRISPKKVGIIDERSEIAGCVHGVPQMEFGIRVDVLDACPKAEGMMMMIRSMSPDILVADEIGRREDRDAVMEAVNAGTALFITAHGHSLEDILSRPSMKAIITEAQFERFIELARIDKPGCVVKVRDGTGKILYDGERVRT; from the coding sequence ATGGAAGGAGTATTGGAAATGCTGCCCAAGGCTATTCTCGCTGACATGACGGGAATGACCTTGAATGAAGAGGATGTGGAGGAAATCCGTATCCGTGTCGGAAGGCCGCTCGAAGTCATGGCAGGCAGACAGGTTCATTACGGGAGACGGCCCGTCGGACGGGAGGAGGCTGAGATCTTCATGAACAAAATCAGTCAATTTTCTTTCTATATGCTCGATGAAGAATTGAAGAGGGGCTATATCACCATTAAGGGAGGACATCGAATTGGCATCGCGGGGAAGGTGATTCTTGAAAATGGCAGTGTGAAGGGGATACGGGAGGTCACCTTTTTTAATATTCGAATTGCCAGACAGAAGAAAGGACTTTCAGAGGGGTGGATACCCTACTTGTACCAAGGGCGGTGGTTATCCACTTTAGTCATCGGTCCGCCTCAATCAGGAAAGACAACCTTTCTGCGAGATTTAGCCCGGATTGCCTCGACAGGAGATGAAAGGCACCGGATTTCGCCTAAGAAGGTTGGGATCATAGATGAACGTTCGGAAATAGCGGGATGTGTTCACGGGGTGCCGCAGATGGAATTCGGTATCCGAGTAGACGTGCTTGATGCCTGTCCAAAGGCGGAAGGAATGATGATGATGATTCGATCCATGAGTCCAGACATTCTCGTAGCAGATGAAATAGGAAGAAGAGAGGACAGAGATGCTGTCATGGAAGCGGTCAATGCAGGTACCGCTCTCTTTATCACAGCTCATGGTCATAGTTTAGAGGATATTCTGTCAAGACCCAGTATGAAAGCAATTATTACAGAGGCGCAGTTTGAACGGTTTATCGAACTTGCGCGGATAGACAAGCCGGGGTGTGTGGTCAAGGTCAGAGATGGAACAGGAAAAATCTTATATGACGGAGAAAGAGTGAGGACATGA
- the spoIIIAB gene encoding stage III sporulation protein SpoIIIAB gives MIKLLGAVLIVFSTSWIGWDFSKRLIARPKQIRDLRAALQILEAEIMYGHMPLREAVLKLAKQIPEPVARGFTLFADYLNEENQTVTNAWRQSIEEMMKWTELEDKEAEILLQFGETLGKHDRDTQRKQIQLALTHLEREEMLALDKQMKYDKMVKSLGFFSGLLIAILLL, from the coding sequence ATGATTAAACTACTTGGTGCCGTGCTGATCGTTTTTTCAACCTCCTGGATAGGGTGGGATTTCTCGAAACGGCTGATTGCCCGACCTAAGCAAATACGGGATTTGAGGGCTGCATTGCAAATCTTGGAGGCAGAAATCATGTATGGTCACATGCCGCTAAGGGAAGCTGTTTTGAAATTGGCCAAGCAAATTCCCGAGCCGGTTGCAAGAGGCTTTACCTTGTTTGCAGATTACTTGAACGAAGAAAATCAGACGGTCACGAATGCCTGGCGTCAAAGTATCGAGGAAATGATGAAATGGACTGAGCTTGAGGATAAAGAGGCCGAAATCCTTCTTCAGTTTGGAGAGACTCTTGGAAAGCATGATCGGGATACGCAGCGGAAACAAATTCAACTGGCATTGACACATCTCGAGCGGGAGGAAATGCTGGCACTCGATAAACAAATGAAATACGACAAGATGGTGAAAAGTCTTGGTTTCTTCTCAGGTCTTTTAATTGCCATCCTATTGTTGTGA
- the spoIIIAC gene encoding stage III sporulation protein AC translates to MGIDIDIIFKIAGVGLIVAFIHTILDQVGKKEYSQWVILVSFIYILFNVAQVVGQLIDRIKSVFLFQ, encoded by the coding sequence ATGGGCATCGATATTGATATTATTTTTAAAATTGCGGGTGTTGGACTGATTGTCGCGTTCATTCATACGATTCTCGATCAAGTCGGCAAGAAGGAGTATTCACAATGGGTAATCTTGGTCAGCTTTATTTATATTTTGTTCAATGTTGCCCAAGTTGTCGGGCAGCTGATTGACCGGATTAAATCCGTATTCCTATTTCAATAG
- the spoIIIAD gene encoding stage III sporulation protein AD codes for MLQITGVALIGAFLAMIIKEQKPNLAFLLVVFVGSSIFLFLVDKIYEIIQMVQQLAVNANVNMVYLSTVLKIIGIAYIAEFTSQITKDAGMGAIASKIELAGKILILTMAIPILSVIIESIIQMIPN; via the coding sequence ATGCTGCAAATAACCGGTGTAGCCCTGATTGGGGCGTTCCTTGCCATGATTATAAAGGAGCAAAAGCCAAATCTCGCCTTTTTGCTTGTTGTCTTTGTTGGAAGCTCAATCTTTTTATTCCTAGTCGACAAGATTTACGAAATCATCCAAATGGTTCAACAATTGGCCGTAAACGCCAATGTGAACATGGTGTATTTATCAACTGTACTGAAAATTATCGGAATTGCCTATATCGCGGAGTTTACGTCTCAAATCACGAAGGATGCCGGGATGGGGGCGATTGCCTCCAAGATTGAGCTCGCAGGAAAAATTCTTATCCTGACGATGGCAATCCCAATCTTGAGCGTAATTATCGAGAGCATCATCCAGATGATCCCGAATTAA